A stretch of the Capsicum annuum cultivar UCD-10X-F1 chromosome 8, UCD10Xv1.1, whole genome shotgun sequence genome encodes the following:
- the LOC107879459 gene encoding uncharacterized protein LOC107879459 gives MALRIHLFCPNAFPSQSPNFKTCWIPSMKDPPKFQKLCCTNNQDMSDSKLALDFATEVGKMNTHVLQKTEALKKSKKLLFMEFCNYNGLKSEEMKMKWKKISEEEKWVLIKSFVVEWGAHFHPLSARSVKELVDEYLVENTTEFTSSSTSFFPGLKKLMGFPPDDNE, from the coding sequence ATGGCTTTGAGAATTCATCTTTTTTGTCCAAATGCTTTCCCTTCACAATCCCCAAACTTCAAAACCTGTTGGATCCCTTCTATGAAGGATCCACCCAAGTTTCAAAAACTCTGCTGCACCAACAACCAAGACATGAGTGATTCAAAACTGGCCTTAGATTTTGCAACAGAGGTCGGAAAGATGAACACCCACGTGTTACAGAAAACGGAAGCATTGAAGAAAAGCAAAAAGCTTTTATTCATGGAGTTCTGCAATTATAATGGCTTGAAATCAGAGGAAATGAagatgaaatggaagaaaattagTGAAGAGGAAAAGTGGGTTTTGATTAAGAGTTTTGTTGTAGAATGGGGTGCTCATTTTCATCCGTTGTCTGCTAGGTCTGTGAAAGAATTGGTTGATGAGTACTTAGTTGAaaatactactgagtttacttcttcttctacttcttttttTCCTGGTCTCAAAAAATTGATGGGATTTCCACCTGATGATAATGAATAG
- the LOC107840126 gene encoding protein trichome birefringence-like 12, with translation MHCVRVSFIYILIDGSSASCYRRSAMASKLTPKLFSWLILPTLLLIFLYSLSLPLYPPPSTSPKTKIPILPSSCNLFKGKWVTDPNRKLIYDESCPFHRNAWNCLRNQRENMGRINSWKWVPDECDLNRVDPVAFLGSMRNKNIGFIGDSLNENFLVSFLCILRVADSSAKKWKRKGAWRGAYFPKFNVTVGYHRAVLLAKYEWQPKQPDDSNQDGLKGRYRVDVDIPADDWAHVGAFYNVLVFNTGHWWGFDKFPKETPLVFYKAGQPIQPPLEMFDGLKVVLENMIAYIEKELPEKTLKFWRLQSPRHFHGGEWNQNGSCTVYEPLDELQLNLWFDPRYNGVNKEARRLNHLIEEVLKGTNIRILDLTHLSEFRADAHPAIWLGKKDAVAVWGQDCMHWCLPGVPDTWVDILAQLITPYILETG, from the exons ATGCATTGTGTTAgagtctcctttatatatattttgattgatGGTTCATCAGCGTCGTGTTACAGGAGATCAGCAATGGCGTCGAAGCTAACACCAAAGCTCTTCTCATGGCTAATTCTACCAACTTTGCTACTCATTTTCCTCTACTCTTTATCCCTCCCTCTTTACCCTCCTCCTTCTACTTCTCCAAAAACCAAAATTCCCATTTTACCCTCTTCTTGTAATCTCTTCAAAGGCAAATGGGTCACCGACCCGAATCGAAAACTCATTTACGATGAATCCTGCCCGTTTCACAGGAACGCTTGGAACTGTCTcagaaatcaaagagaaaatatgGGTCGGATCAATTCTTGGAAATGGGTACCCGATGAGTGTGATTTAAACCGGGTCGACCCGGTTGCGTTCTTGGGTTCAATGAGGAATAAGAATATTGGGTTTATTGGAGATTCGTTAAATGAGAATTTTCTGGTTTCGTTTTTGTGTATTCTTAGAGTGGCGGATTCTAGTGCAAAGAAATGGAAGAGAAAGGGTGCTTGGAGAGGAGCTTATTTTCCCAAGTTCAATGTTACTGTGGGTTATCATCGTGCTGTTTTGCTCGCGAAATATGA GTGGCAGCCAAAACAGCCTGACGACTCCAACCAAGATGGATTGAAGGGAAGATATCGAGTAGATGTTGATATTCCAGCTGATGATTGGGCTCATGTTGGTGCCTTTTACAATGTTCTAGTCTTCAACACTGGTCATTG GTGGGGCTTCGACAAATTCCCTAAAGAAACACCTCTTGTTTTCTACAAGGCAGGGCAACCGATTCAACCTCCATTAGAGATGTTTGATGGGCTTAAGGTTGTTCTCGAGAATATGATTGCCTACATAGAAAAAGAATTACCAGAGAAAACACTTAAATTTTGGCGCTTGCAATCTCCAAGGCACTTTCACGGTGGTGAGTGGAATCAAAATGGTAGTTGCACAGTGTATGAACCCCTTGATGAACTTCAG CTTAACCTGTGGTTTGATCCCAGATACAATGGGGTTAACAAAGAAGCAAGGCGACTAAATCATCTCATTGAAGAGGTTTTGAAAGGCACAAATATCAGAATCCTCGATCTGACTCACTTGAGTGAGTTCAGGGCAGATGCCCATCCTGCAATTTGGTTAGGGAAAAAGGATGCAGTGGCGGTATGGGGTCAGGACTGTATGCACTGGTGCCTTCCTGGTGTTCCAGATACATGGGTCGATATCTTGGCCCAGCTAATCACTCCTTATATTTTGGAGACAGGGTGA